A single window of Sneathiella limimaris DNA harbors:
- the plsX gene encoding phosphate acyltransferase PlsX, whose protein sequence is MSATVVIALDAMGGDNAPDIVIKGVDIVRVQFPDARFLLFGDEARLKPLLDKYPGVAAVSEIRHTDQAIKGEDKPSHALRKGRKSSMRLAIDSVRDGEARGVVSAGNTGALMAMAKFSLKTLPGIDRPAIASVLPSPKGETVMLDLGANIECDADNLVQFAVMGADFSRAVLGRVPPRVGLLNVGSEELKGSDTIKEAGERLRDMENAPFEYYGFIEGDDITRGVVDVVVTDGFTGNVALKTAEGVATLYADFLRQGFRSSILTMIGYLLARSGLKMLKDRLDPRGYNGGVFLGLNGICVKSHGGTDEHGYANAIAVTIEMITDGMIDKMIDHFKEFAVRMSNSGTTTPAAEKSSENPSEVATDT, encoded by the coding sequence ATGAGCGCGACTGTTGTTATTGCCCTTGATGCAATGGGGGGAGATAATGCCCCGGACATTGTTATCAAAGGCGTAGACATTGTCCGCGTTCAGTTCCCTGACGCCCGGTTTTTGCTGTTTGGTGATGAAGCCCGCCTGAAGCCTCTCCTGGACAAATATCCAGGTGTTGCCGCAGTTAGTGAGATCCGTCATACGGATCAGGCGATCAAGGGCGAAGACAAACCAAGCCATGCCCTCCGTAAAGGACGCAAAAGCAGCATGCGGCTTGCCATCGATTCTGTTCGGGATGGCGAGGCAAGAGGCGTGGTGTCTGCGGGTAATACCGGCGCCTTGATGGCGATGGCCAAATTCTCTCTAAAAACCCTTCCAGGTATTGATCGTCCGGCAATCGCTTCCGTTCTTCCCTCTCCAAAAGGGGAAACGGTGATGCTCGATTTGGGCGCTAATATCGAATGTGATGCTGATAACCTGGTGCAGTTCGCAGTGATGGGTGCAGATTTTTCCCGCGCTGTTCTGGGGCGGGTTCCGCCGCGCGTTGGCCTTCTCAATGTTGGAAGTGAGGAGCTCAAAGGCAGCGACACTATCAAGGAAGCGGGTGAGCGCCTTAGGGATATGGAAAACGCTCCCTTTGAATATTATGGCTTTATTGAAGGCGATGATATTACCCGCGGTGTTGTAGATGTGGTGGTCACAGACGGTTTTACCGGTAATGTTGCCTTGAAAACTGCGGAAGGGGTCGCCACCTTGTATGCAGACTTCCTGCGTCAGGGGTTTCGGAGTTCGATTCTGACCATGATCGGGTATCTTTTGGCTCGTAGTGGCTTGAAAATGTTGAAAGATCGACTGGATCCCCGCGGATATAATGGCGGCGTTTTCCTTGGTCTAAACGGCATTTGTGTGAAGAGCCATGGCGGGACCGACGAGCACGGCTATGCGAATGCGATTGCGGTTACAATTGAAATGATCACTGATGGCATGATCGATAAAATGATTGATCATTTCAAAGAGTTTGCGGTTCGAATGAGTAACAGTGGTACAACTACTCCCGCGGCGGAGAAGTCGAGTGAAAACCCATCCGAGGTCGCTACGGACACCTGA
- a CDS encoding beta-ketoacyl-ACP synthase III — protein MMRRSIITGTGSYLPERVVTNDELAERVDTSDEWIVSRSGIRQRHVAAEGEVTSDLGTKAALKAMEAAGVTADDIDMIILATATPDLTFPASATTIQKNLGMTHGYAFDIQAVCTGFIYALATADNFIKAGQADRVLVIGAETFSRILDWKDRTTCVLFGDGAGAIVLEADEQPGTNQDRGMLTSHLHADGRHRDLLYVDGGPSSTQTTGFLKMEGREVFKHAVTNLANVVGEALEATGLSADDIDWLIPHQANKRIIDGTGRKLKMDPTKVVVTVDRHGNTSAASVPLALDEAVRDGRIKKGDLLLLEAMGGGFTWGSALVRF, from the coding sequence ATTATGCGTCGTTCGATTATTACCGGAACAGGATCTTATCTGCCAGAACGTGTCGTCACCAATGATGAGCTGGCGGAGAGAGTAGACACTTCTGATGAATGGATTGTCTCCCGCTCTGGTATTCGTCAACGGCATGTTGCTGCAGAAGGTGAAGTCACTTCTGATCTTGGAACTAAGGCTGCCTTAAAAGCGATGGAGGCCGCTGGCGTAACGGCCGATGACATCGACATGATTATACTGGCAACAGCCACACCTGATCTGACGTTCCCAGCATCAGCAACGACTATCCAGAAGAACCTTGGGATGACCCATGGGTATGCATTTGATATCCAGGCTGTTTGCACCGGGTTTATCTATGCGCTTGCAACCGCGGATAATTTTATCAAAGCAGGACAGGCCGATCGGGTATTGGTCATCGGCGCTGAGACATTCTCCCGTATTCTGGATTGGAAGGATCGAACCACATGTGTTCTTTTCGGGGATGGAGCTGGTGCAATTGTGCTGGAGGCTGATGAGCAACCGGGCACAAATCAAGATCGGGGAATGCTGACAAGCCACCTGCATGCCGATGGACGCCACCGTGATCTTCTCTATGTGGATGGGGGACCTTCCTCGACCCAGACAACAGGTTTTTTGAAGATGGAAGGCCGTGAAGTCTTTAAGCATGCGGTTACTAATCTGGCCAATGTGGTTGGCGAAGCTTTGGAGGCAACGGGTCTCTCAGCTGACGATATCGATTGGCTGATCCCGCATCAGGCCAATAAGCGGATCATCGATGGTACAGGCCGGAAACTTAAAATGGATCCGACAAAAGTCGTAGTCACTGTTGATCGGCATGGCAATACGTCAGCAGCATCTGTTCCGCTTGCTCTAGACGAAGCTGTTCGAGATGGCCGTATCAAAAAAGGTGATTTATTACTGCTTGAAGCAATGGGTGGCGGTTTTACGTGGGGTTCCGCACTAGTGCGATTCTAG
- a CDS encoding integration host factor subunit alpha: MSKKKAVTRSDLAKALYQKVGLSRKESAMHVEAVLDEISRCLIDGENVKISSFGNFEVRQKNGRVGRNPKTGEEVPIEPRRVLVFKASSVLKDKINSQSS, encoded by the coding sequence ATGAGCAAAAAAAAGGCAGTTACCAGGTCTGATCTGGCTAAAGCACTTTATCAGAAGGTAGGGCTTTCTCGCAAAGAGTCTGCGATGCATGTGGAAGCTGTATTGGACGAAATTTCCAGATGTTTGATCGACGGCGAAAATGTCAAAATTTCTTCTTTTGGCAATTTTGAGGTTCGTCAGAAAAATGGACGCGTTGGACGGAACCCTAAAACGGGTGAAGAAGTCCCGATCGAGCCACGCCGGGTTCTTGTATTCAAGGCCTCAAGTGTTTTGAAAGACAAGATCAACAGCCAGTCCAGCTAA
- a CDS encoding MerR family transcriptional regulator, which yields MADSNSTNGGKSEKDPDAFRTISEVSEELDVPQHVLRFWETKFTIVKPLKRGGGRRYYRPSDIEIIRGIRDLLYTHGFTIKGAQKLLKEQGGKIENIDVLSGEFQKTQPVTTSTPVSDAPAQTTPDDAGLNAGSREKLEGLLQELQAIRRLLPR from the coding sequence ATGGCAGATTCTAATAGCACTAATGGGGGTAAATCAGAAAAGGATCCTGACGCTTTTCGAACGATAAGCGAAGTATCTGAGGAGCTGGATGTCCCCCAGCACGTCCTGCGGTTCTGGGAAACCAAATTTACAATCGTGAAACCTCTGAAAAGAGGTGGTGGACGCAGATATTATCGTCCCTCTGATATCGAAATTATTCGCGGCATTCGCGATCTTCTCTACACCCATGGGTTTACGATCAAGGGTGCCCAGAAGCTCTTGAAGGAGCAGGGTGGCAAGATCGAGAATATTGATGTTCTTTCCGGGGAATTTCAGAAAACTCAACCTGTTACTACATCTACACCAGTTTCAGATGCTCCTGCCCAGACTACTCCCGATGATGCAGGGTTGAACGCTGGTTCCAGAGAGAAACTGGAAGGGCTTTTGCAGGAACTTCAGGCAATTCGCCGACTACTCCCTCGCTAA
- a CDS encoding substrate-binding periplasmic protein, which yields MIKLLPHNAISIAQVASMILVMMFMMPLDAQAKSLKVCSVEIPGGLMTTGNDGTIDKNQPYVTLFNEITTKVSAKTGYEFSLIIRPAARCAHMFAKREVDIVWPFIISEDPVRVKEWGYPELPVYSMPIIMGGYYIFTRKDEPVINDIVSLEGKTVVHALGYGIPVSYEKNDRISKQAVANNEQIPKMLTAGRIDAGILQTGWVPGLKREGLLDDLHHGTVIDFWGGGFCFHPDEEGISLANTFTNVILKMIVSGRYKEIMTDAPYFIPEY from the coding sequence ATGATTAAACTCTTACCGCACAATGCAATCTCTATCGCTCAAGTCGCTTCAATGATATTGGTCATGATGTTTATGATGCCATTGGATGCTCAAGCTAAGAGTTTAAAGGTGTGTTCAGTGGAAATTCCCGGCGGATTAATGACCACGGGAAATGACGGGACAATTGATAAAAACCAACCTTATGTCACGCTATTTAATGAGATCACCACAAAGGTATCAGCCAAAACAGGTTATGAATTTTCACTCATTATTCGCCCTGCCGCGCGTTGCGCACATATGTTTGCAAAACGTGAGGTAGACATTGTCTGGCCCTTTATTATTAGTGAAGATCCTGTCAGGGTAAAAGAATGGGGCTATCCAGAACTTCCTGTATATTCAATGCCGATCATCATGGGGGGATACTATATATTTACCCGCAAAGATGAGCCCGTTATCAATGACATAGTAAGCCTCGAAGGAAAAACGGTCGTTCACGCTTTAGGCTATGGAATTCCTGTCTCATATGAAAAAAACGATCGTATATCCAAACAAGCTGTCGCCAATAACGAACAAATCCCAAAAATGCTCACCGCTGGCAGAATTGATGCTGGCATTCTGCAAACGGGTTGGGTTCCAGGGCTGAAAAGAGAGGGTTTACTTGATGACCTTCACCATGGAACTGTGATCGATTTCTGGGGTGGTGGCTTTTGTTTCCATCCTGATGAAGAGGGCATCTCTCTTGCCAATACGTTCACCAATGTGATCCTCAAAATGATCGTAAGCGGTCGGTACAAAGAAATCATGACCGACGCACCCTATTTTATCCCTGAATACTAA
- a CDS encoding COX15/CtaA family protein produces MMDISQSYGFSLEAKNRKLLANWLLLVAFLVFCMVVLGGVTRLTNSGLSMVEWKPVTGWLPPLSEEAWHAEFDKYKAFPEYQKINKGMSLDEFKEIFAFEYSHRVLGRLIGLAFAVPFFLFLILRKIPMNMVPRLVGLLILGGSQGVMGWVMVKSGLVDHPDVSHYRLTAHLGLAGIIFAALLWTAFELLYPKEGVKNSSALLRFAVISLALVFLQILIGGFVAGLNAGFIYNDWPTMGGGFMPDDIFHMSPLYLNFLENVATIQFTHRIGAYVVFAVIIVLFLKCRKETTDPTVRRFAHFLVASVFLQVIIGIWTLVMVVPVSLGALHQAGGMVVLGFAIATVHSLHQQRLMTK; encoded by the coding sequence ATGATGGATATTTCTCAAAGTTATGGGTTCTCCCTTGAGGCGAAGAACCGCAAGTTGCTCGCAAACTGGCTCTTGCTGGTTGCGTTTCTTGTTTTTTGCATGGTCGTTCTGGGTGGGGTGACAAGGCTTACGAACTCCGGTCTTTCCATGGTGGAGTGGAAGCCGGTTACAGGTTGGCTTCCCCCTTTGAGCGAGGAAGCCTGGCACGCTGAGTTTGATAAATACAAAGCCTTTCCAGAGTATCAGAAAATCAACAAAGGAATGAGCCTGGACGAATTCAAGGAAATCTTTGCCTTTGAATATTCCCACCGGGTTTTGGGTCGTTTGATCGGGCTTGCTTTTGCTGTCCCGTTTTTCCTGTTTCTGATCCTTCGAAAAATCCCGATGAACATGGTTCCTAGGCTGGTTGGCCTTCTCATATTGGGGGGTAGTCAGGGTGTCATGGGCTGGGTCATGGTGAAAAGTGGCCTAGTTGACCACCCTGACGTCAGCCATTATCGCCTCACAGCGCATTTGGGATTGGCGGGGATTATCTTCGCAGCCCTTTTGTGGACTGCATTTGAGCTTCTCTATCCGAAAGAAGGGGTCAAAAACTCGAGCGCATTGTTGCGATTTGCCGTTATTTCCTTGGCGTTGGTATTTCTTCAGATCCTTATCGGCGGTTTCGTCGCCGGTCTTAACGCGGGCTTTATCTACAATGATTGGCCGACGATGGGTGGAGGCTTTATGCCGGATGATATTTTTCACATGAGCCCCTTGTATCTGAATTTTCTGGAAAATGTGGCGACTATTCAGTTTACCCATCGGATTGGTGCTTATGTCGTCTTTGCGGTAATTATCGTCCTCTTTTTAAAATGCCGGAAGGAGACGACAGATCCCACCGTTCGGCGCTTTGCCCATTTTCTGGTTGCGAGCGTCTTTCTGCAGGTCATAATTGGGATCTGGACGCTGGTTATGGTGGTTCCCGTGTCGCTGGGCGCTTTGCATCAGGCAGGCGGAATGGTGGTTTTGGGATTTGCCATTGCGACTGTTCATAGTCTTCACCAACAGCGATTAATGACAAAGTGA
- a CDS encoding VOC family protein — MIGRLDHLVITVADLEKTKAFYCDVLDMRFEEFGDARYALHFGSQKLNVHVVGKELSPRAELAKPGTADLCFICYVPLEKVEARLKSAGIEILQGPVARSGATGSITSLYVRDPDLNLIELSVYDDEKPA; from the coding sequence ATGATTGGACGTCTCGATCACCTGGTTATTACAGTAGCCGACCTTGAAAAAACAAAGGCATTTTATTGTGATGTGCTGGATATGCGCTTTGAGGAGTTTGGTGACGCGCGCTATGCGCTACATTTCGGCTCTCAAAAACTGAATGTCCACGTCGTGGGTAAGGAGCTGAGCCCTCGGGCAGAGCTTGCGAAGCCTGGAACAGCCGATCTTTGCTTCATTTGCTATGTCCCGCTCGAGAAAGTTGAAGCTCGGCTTAAATCGGCTGGCATCGAAATTCTGCAAGGGCCAGTTGCCAGGTCAGGGGCGACGGGGTCAATCACATCCCTTTATGTGCGTGACCCCGATCTGAATTTGATAGAGCTCTCCGTTTATGATGACGAAAAGCCTGCCTGA
- a CDS encoding O-acetylhomoserine aminocarboxypropyltransferase has translation MTNPKFETLAVHAGAAPDPTTGARITPIYQTASYVFDDADHAAELFNLQAFGNIYSRLTNPTNAVLEERVASLEGGATALAVASGHAAQMIAFHTLMEPGDEFLASTRLYGGSITQFSQSFKKFDWHAIFVDPDNPENFKAALTPKCKAIFIESLANPGGVVTDIEAIAKIAHEAGIPLIVDNTLATPYLCRPIEWGADIVVHSVTKFLGGHGNSVGGVIVDSGKFNWSASDKFATLSAPNPSYHGLKFHETFGELAFGIACRALGLRDLGPALSPFNAFQLVTGIETLALRMREHGKNALKVAEFLKGHDKVAWVSYAGLESDPYYGLAKKYMRDASGGAVMTFGIKGGYEAGIRMVENVDLFSHLANIGDTRSLIIHPASTTHRQLEEPQQVAAGAGPDVIRLSIGIENVNDIIADLDQALQKA, from the coding sequence ATGACAAACCCGAAATTTGAAACCTTGGCTGTCCATGCCGGCGCGGCCCCAGACCCAACGACCGGCGCGAGGATCACTCCAATCTACCAGACAGCTTCCTATGTGTTTGATGATGCAGATCATGCTGCTGAGCTTTTTAACCTGCAAGCCTTTGGCAACATCTATTCGCGCCTGACCAACCCGACCAATGCGGTTCTTGAAGAACGGGTTGCCTCCCTTGAAGGCGGAGCAACAGCTTTAGCCGTCGCCTCTGGCCATGCAGCGCAGATGATTGCCTTTCACACGCTAATGGAGCCAGGAGATGAATTCCTGGCCTCCACCCGGCTCTATGGTGGCTCGATCACTCAGTTCAGTCAGTCTTTCAAGAAGTTTGACTGGCACGCGATCTTTGTTGATCCGGATAATCCTGAAAACTTCAAAGCGGCCCTTACCCCAAAATGTAAGGCGATTTTTATTGAAAGCCTGGCCAATCCGGGCGGTGTCGTAACGGATATCGAAGCCATCGCAAAAATTGCCCATGAAGCCGGCATTCCATTGATTGTCGATAATACACTGGCAACACCCTATCTTTGCCGTCCAATTGAATGGGGCGCGGATATCGTTGTCCATTCTGTGACCAAATTCTTGGGCGGTCATGGAAACTCAGTTGGCGGTGTGATTGTGGACTCAGGTAAGTTTAACTGGAGCGCCAGCGATAAGTTCGCAACGTTAAGCGCACCGAACCCGTCCTATCACGGCCTCAAATTCCATGAGACTTTTGGGGAGCTTGCTTTTGGCATCGCCTGCCGGGCACTTGGTCTTCGGGACCTGGGCCCTGCCCTTTCGCCGTTCAATGCCTTCCAACTGGTGACCGGCATCGAAACCCTTGCCCTAAGAATGCGTGAGCATGGCAAAAACGCTTTGAAAGTTGCTGAGTTCCTGAAAGGTCATGACAAGGTTGCTTGGGTGTCCTATGCAGGACTAGAGAGCGATCCTTATTACGGCCTTGCAAAGAAATATATGCGAGATGCATCAGGCGGCGCTGTGATGACATTTGGTATCAAGGGTGGATATGAAGCTGGCATCAGGATGGTTGAGAATGTGGATCTGTTCTCTCATCTTGCTAATATCGGCGACACCCGAAGCCTGATTATTCATCCGGCATCGACAACGCACCGACAACTGGAAGAACCCCAGCAGGTTGCGGCAGGCGCAGGTCCAGATGTGATCCGACTATCAATCGGCATCGAAAATGTAAACGATATTATTGCTGACCTAGATCAGGCACTCCAAAAAGCCTGA
- a CDS encoding CoA-binding protein yields MDHSSYSDEYIGEILETVKNIALVGASDNPVRPSYMVMRYLQRKGYRVFPVNPGKAGQELLGEKVYGSLQEIEEPIHMVDCFRNSEAIPAIVEEAKAIKAPVLWLQLGVINEEAAKTAEAAGMKVVMNRCPKIEFGRLSGEIAYMGGRSGIISSKRNKLLGKKR; encoded by the coding sequence ATGGATCATTCAAGTTATTCAGACGAGTATATTGGCGAGATCCTGGAGACTGTAAAGAACATTGCGCTTGTTGGCGCCAGTGATAACCCGGTTCGCCCCTCCTATATGGTGATGCGCTATCTGCAGCGTAAAGGCTACAGAGTATTTCCGGTAAATCCTGGGAAAGCAGGTCAGGAACTGCTTGGTGAAAAGGTATATGGGTCTCTTCAGGAAATTGAAGAGCCAATTCATATGGTGGACTGTTTCCGAAACAGCGAAGCCATCCCGGCTATTGTCGAAGAGGCAAAGGCCATCAAGGCACCCGTCCTCTGGTTGCAGCTTGGGGTTATTAATGAAGAGGCTGCAAAAACGGCGGAGGCTGCGGGCATGAAGGTTGTCATGAACCGATGCCCAAAAATTGAGTTTGGCCGATTATCTGGGGAGATTGCCTATATGGGCGGTCGGTCAGGCATCATTTCATCGAAACGAAATAAGCTACTAGGGAAAAAGAGATGA
- a CDS encoding enoyl-CoA hydratase, whose product MMSEVAAKSASLLSLEIEGRVARLTLTDPASRNSLSSQMMQTISDTFDEIAGNADIAVVILGAEGPVFSSGHNLKEVMSDNRQEVMLALFNQCSAMMQKIVNLPQPVIAKVDGIATAAGCQLVASCDLAFATKSSRFATPGVNLGLFCSTPMVALSRNVAPKHAMEMLLSGEFIDGENAMRFGLINKAVEPNELEDIVQKFAKNIASKSTHTVKTGKAAFYKQVNMPLDQAYDFASEVMANNMQSHDAQEGIDAFLNKREPDWQDK is encoded by the coding sequence ATGATGAGTGAAGTTGCAGCAAAATCCGCCTCACTACTGTCCTTGGAAATAGAAGGACGTGTCGCACGGCTGACCTTAACGGACCCTGCGAGCCGAAATTCCCTCTCTAGTCAGATGATGCAAACTATCAGCGATACCTTCGATGAGATTGCAGGGAATGCTGATATTGCTGTTGTTATTCTGGGAGCTGAAGGGCCGGTCTTTTCCTCAGGCCATAATCTGAAGGAAGTTATGAGCGACAACCGTCAGGAAGTGATGCTGGCCCTGTTCAACCAATGCAGTGCGATGATGCAGAAAATTGTCAACCTGCCGCAGCCGGTCATTGCCAAAGTAGATGGTATTGCGACAGCGGCCGGTTGCCAGCTCGTTGCCAGCTGTGATCTGGCTTTCGCCACCAAATCCTCCCGCTTTGCGACACCTGGCGTCAATCTTGGCCTTTTCTGCTCCACTCCTATGGTCGCCCTAAGTCGGAATGTCGCACCAAAGCATGCCATGGAAATGCTGTTGAGCGGTGAATTCATCGATGGTGAAAACGCAATGCGCTTTGGCTTGATCAATAAAGCAGTCGAGCCGAATGAACTTGAGGATATTGTCCAAAAATTCGCCAAGAATATTGCAAGCAAATCCACCCACACGGTGAAAACTGGCAAGGCTGCTTTCTATAAGCAGGTGAATATGCCACTGGATCAAGCCTATGATTTTGCCTCGGAGGTGATGGCGAATAACATGCAGTCCCATGACGCCCAAGAAGGAATTGATGCCTTCCTGAATAAACGCGAGCCCGATTGGCAGGACAAGTAA
- a CDS encoding PaaI family thioesterase — translation MPVMTDEMLMEFLKTEFPEVSHYGYQVESVSDTEITIGMKTSDQHLRPGGTVSGPTMMSLVDVTMYLLLLAQIGPVALAVTTNLNINFLRKPQPGILRGEGRLLKLGKLLAIGDVAIYSEGVEDPVAHATVTYAIPPSKS, via the coding sequence ATGCCAGTAATGACTGATGAAATGCTGATGGAATTTCTCAAGACAGAATTTCCGGAGGTGTCCCACTATGGTTATCAGGTTGAATCTGTCAGTGATACTGAAATCACGATTGGCATGAAAACATCCGATCAGCATCTCCGCCCAGGGGGAACCGTATCCGGACCTACCATGATGTCCCTTGTCGATGTGACCATGTATCTCCTTCTGCTGGCACAAATCGGTCCTGTCGCGTTGGCGGTCACCACAAACCTGAATATTAATTTCCTTCGCAAACCACAGCCGGGAATCCTTCGTGGTGAAGGACGCCTTTTAAAGCTGGGTAAGCTTTTGGCAATTGGGGATGTCGCGATTTATTCCGAAGGGGTAGAGGATCCGGTTGCCCATGCAACGGTAACCTACGCAATTCCGCCGTCAAAATCCTAA
- the rplM gene encoding 50S ribosomal protein L13: MSTYSAKPSEVESKWTIIDAEGLVVGRLAAIIANRLRGKHKPMYTPNIDCGDHIVVINAEKVVFTGRKLTDKKFYWHTGYPGGIKERTMEKLLGGAHPERVLEKAVQRMVPKGPLGRAQLKKLHVYGGSEHPHEAQKPEVLDVAAMNAKNTRRA; the protein is encoded by the coding sequence ATGAGCACCTATTCTGCAAAACCTTCCGAGGTTGAAAGCAAATGGACGATTATCGACGCTGAAGGGTTGGTCGTAGGTCGTCTTGCTGCAATCATTGCAAACCGCCTGCGCGGTAAGCATAAACCAATGTATACACCAAATATCGATTGTGGTGACCATATCGTGGTCATCAACGCCGAAAAGGTTGTTTTCACTGGTCGTAAACTGACTGACAAGAAGTTCTATTGGCATACAGGTTACCCTGGTGGCATTAAAGAACGGACAATGGAAAAGCTGCTTGGGGGCGCCCATCCTGAACGTGTTCTTGAAAAAGCCGTTCAGCGGATGGTTCCAAAAGGTCCACTGGGCCGCGCACAGCTGAAAAAACTTCATGTTTATGGTGGTTCCGAGCACCCACATGAAGCTCAGAAGCCAGAAGTTCTGGATGTAGCTGCAATGAACGCTAAAAATACACGGAGAGCTTAA
- the rpsI gene encoding 30S ribosomal protein S9 — MADEVNSLEDLKNLGSDDAVEVVDAAEVIEAPLPEPKIDEHGRSYATGKRKDAIARVWVKPGSGKITVNGRDQEQYFARPVLRMILAQAFEVADRVEQFDVVCTVKGGGLSGQAGAVRHGISKALTLYEPALRRPLKAAGFLTRDSRVVERKKFGRRKARRSFQFSKR, encoded by the coding sequence ATGGCTGATGAAGTGAACTCTCTTGAGGATTTGAAAAACCTCGGCAGCGACGACGCTGTTGAAGTTGTTGATGCAGCTGAAGTTATCGAAGCTCCACTGCCTGAACCAAAAATTGACGAGCATGGTCGCTCATACGCAACAGGTAAGCGTAAAGACGCGATTGCCCGTGTATGGGTAAAACCAGGCTCCGGTAAAATCACTGTTAATGGTCGTGACCAAGAACAGTATTTTGCACGTCCGGTTCTGCGCATGATCCTGGCTCAGGCCTTTGAAGTTGCTGACCGCGTTGAGCAGTTCGACGTTGTTTGTACAGTTAAAGGTGGTGGTCTTTCCGGTCAGGCCGGTGCTGTTCGTCACGGTATCTCAAAAGCTTTGACACTGTATGAACCAGCTCTGCGTCGTCCACTGAAAGCCGCAGGCTTCCTGACACGCGATAGCCGTGTTGTTGAACGTAAAAAGTTTGGTCGTCGGAAAGCTCGTCGGAGCTTCCAGTTCTCCAAACGTTAA
- a CDS encoding DUF1330 domain-containing protein: MSAFIIGRMQIHKKDWMDEYFSKVPELIEQHEGKFVVRGGGPKLLEGEEGLPDAVFVIEFPSREQAEKFWSCDEFQPLVALRQTGSTLNAMLVDKL, encoded by the coding sequence ATGAGTGCTTTTATTATTGGGAGGATGCAAATCCATAAAAAAGATTGGATGGATGAGTACTTCTCAAAGGTTCCAGAATTGATTGAGCAGCACGAAGGAAAGTTTGTTGTGCGAGGAGGAGGCCCAAAGTTGCTAGAAGGTGAAGAAGGGCTGCCTGATGCGGTTTTTGTAATTGAGTTTCCTTCGCGAGAGCAGGCAGAGAAATTTTGGTCCTGTGACGAATTTCAACCACTTGTAGCACTTAGGCAAACAGGTTCGACATTAAATGCGATGCTTGTAGATAAGTTGTAA
- a CDS encoding substrate-binding periplasmic protein, whose product MSAEQPCLKIAYWELDTPEFATGLEIVQEAYEEAGICHKFLQIPYKRSEQLLKDGTIDADMWRLKEYTDTRLDWLVPIPEALLETEVGIVFNTGSVDPNNLQKSLEGQSIGTILGTVQGDQFIQSMGARRVIVDDHKSLFFLLKNNRLKAAILSLPIFESLRAIHNIGPEVTSLVIQKSKVVHVLAKKHEHLVPRLNTAFQKVLKKRSFFDRTSPTN is encoded by the coding sequence ATGTCCGCGGAGCAACCTTGCTTGAAAATTGCCTATTGGGAATTGGATACACCTGAATTTGCGACCGGACTTGAGATTGTTCAAGAGGCTTATGAAGAAGCGGGAATATGTCATAAATTTTTGCAAATTCCCTATAAGCGCTCGGAACAATTACTAAAAGACGGAACGATTGACGCCGACATGTGGCGCCTCAAGGAATATACAGATACCCGCCTAGACTGGTTAGTTCCAATACCTGAAGCGCTCCTTGAAACTGAGGTCGGCATTGTCTTTAACACGGGAAGTGTTGATCCCAACAATCTTCAAAAATCACTTGAAGGCCAATCTATCGGAACCATTCTCGGGACGGTCCAAGGTGATCAATTTATCCAATCGATGGGAGCCCGACGGGTGATCGTCGACGATCACAAATCATTGTTCTTTCTGCTCAAAAACAACCGATTGAAAGCAGCTATCCTCTCCTTGCCTATTTTTGAAAGCCTGAGAGCAATTCATAACATCGGCCCTGAGGTCACGAGCCTGGTTATTCAAAAATCTAAGGTTGTTCATGTGCTTGCTAAAAAACATGAGCATCTTGTCCCACGCCTGAATACGGCCTTTCAGAAAGTCCTCAAAAAACGTAGTTTCTTTGACCGTACCAGTCCTACCAACTGA